One stretch of Nitrospiria bacterium DNA includes these proteins:
- a CDS encoding VTT domain-containing protein, whose translation MVSKLFGIAVVFCEKCSDRHLGVLVLISRLFPIFSFDLISYGAGLTGMSLKWFALATLLGMIPPTFALTYFGKSIVMADWPVVLLGGVFVILFLFLPKLIKSHRSSWWARLLQGDPSKRVPENTKKNIQAPTENTVSQTCPLCGGPKG comes from the coding sequence ATGGTATCAAAGCTTTTTGGGATTGCAGTGGTTTTTTGTGAGAAATGCTCTGATCGCCATTTAGGGGTCTTGGTCCTGATAAGCCGCTTGTTTCCGATTTTCTCCTTTGACCTGATTAGTTATGGAGCGGGTTTAACCGGTATGTCCCTCAAGTGGTTTGCATTGGCGACCCTTTTGGGAATGATTCCCCCAACGTTTGCCCTGACCTATTTTGGGAAAAGCATTGTCATGGCTGATTGGCCTGTGGTTTTATTGGGAGGGGTTTTCGTAATCCTCTTTCTTTTTCTTCCAAAACTGATTAAAAGCCATCGGTCTTCCTGGTGGGCAAGGCTGTTACAGGGGGATCCCAGCAAAAGAGTTCCTGAAAATACAAAAAAAAATATCCAGGCCCCAACGGAAAATACGGTGAGTCAAACCTGTCCCCTATGTGGTGGACCTAAAGGTTAA
- a CDS encoding HEAT repeat domain-containing protein, whose product MESPGQTTALINPNHLINTLIDLQVGIRKVSFYSSSHPIIPKLVKNLDCQFQNLLLEAESIAIGIARDELLHQGNLIAKNNPVIRELARMLNQLNLISVIFHKGVTEDVIFRFLKLVAECRSITLPEREEALKAFHEDTNLISLKHISFGQAVKETKNENPLNQDSDGRREGLWKGLIKNLSETGSLSPEEAPLLEEKEFHADSAKMANLIQMLCKKNKNESQTYERVIARFIQEQGKQHQLDKKSEAEVKKDIRTFMTNLPTEIRENIFRFCIENIHNNNTGLENLIEDMPPAQMGEVMNQIHLSNQKVSSPILGLLKKLTTLSEGNNQLKDQLTTKLEGHQDLMEELFTSHADREFYPKSYRALLDEELAMGSIEGKGDQPSDEDFLDETNNNRHLAFILLEMLEGPIRHEESYEKCVDYLNRLLKEGVGPSRQKILPETLHILLDQHRNGPETHRSLMQRQIKKFLNPELMSQILQTSSGPEDRKNDNLLSEILAIAGDEIIPTLLDLLEVEETLTVRKRLLQIITHCGKKVIPIVVKRLENEKWYVVRNMLVLLRELKAKEALPQMVGCMKNPFSNVKVAALQALGEVGRDTEYFFQGLAQSLKDEDYKVFMAGTSILLMSKHTRSMDMVMNYLKTTKWGGDSFGRKQAILKTIGKNGGGEWIPILQSFKQQLALRFWNWRRQRALRKELAKTLSDLNDRGVQTTR is encoded by the coding sequence TTGGAATCCCCAGGCCAAACAACCGCTTTAATCAACCCTAACCATCTGATCAATACATTGATTGATCTTCAGGTTGGAATCAGAAAGGTTTCTTTTTATTCTTCGTCACACCCCATTATCCCAAAACTGGTCAAAAATTTGGATTGTCAATTTCAAAATCTTTTGTTGGAGGCTGAGTCAATTGCCATTGGGATTGCAAGAGACGAACTGCTTCATCAGGGAAATCTGATTGCGAAAAATAATCCGGTCATTAGAGAACTCGCCCGAATGCTTAATCAACTCAACTTAATCAGCGTAATCTTTCACAAAGGGGTTACGGAGGATGTTATTTTCCGTTTTCTGAAGTTGGTGGCCGAGTGTCGATCTATAACCCTTCCTGAAAGGGAGGAGGCCTTAAAAGCTTTTCATGAGGATACAAACTTAATCTCTCTGAAACATATCAGTTTTGGCCAAGCCGTCAAAGAAACTAAGAATGAAAATCCCCTAAATCAAGACTCGGATGGAAGAAGGGAAGGTCTCTGGAAAGGGTTGATTAAAAATTTAAGTGAAACGGGATCCCTATCCCCGGAGGAAGCACCCCTTTTAGAGGAGAAGGAATTTCATGCAGACTCAGCCAAAATGGCCAATTTGATTCAAATGCTTTGCAAAAAAAATAAAAATGAATCGCAAACCTATGAACGGGTTATTGCAAGATTCATTCAGGAACAAGGAAAACAACACCAATTGGATAAAAAAAGTGAAGCCGAAGTAAAAAAAGATATCAGAACCTTCATGACCAATCTTCCAACGGAAATTAGAGAAAATATTTTTCGTTTTTGCATAGAAAACATCCACAACAACAATACAGGGCTTGAGAATTTAATAGAGGATATGCCCCCCGCCCAAATGGGAGAGGTCATGAACCAAATCCATCTTTCAAATCAAAAGGTTTCTTCCCCTATTCTGGGCCTCCTCAAAAAATTAACCACCCTTTCCGAAGGAAACAATCAACTCAAGGATCAACTAACAACAAAACTGGAAGGACACCAAGATTTGATGGAAGAACTGTTCACCAGTCATGCAGATCGGGAATTTTATCCCAAATCCTATAGGGCTTTACTGGATGAGGAGTTGGCAATGGGTTCCATTGAGGGAAAAGGGGATCAGCCTTCCGATGAAGATTTCCTTGATGAAACCAACAACAATCGGCATCTCGCCTTCATTCTACTAGAAATGCTGGAGGGACCCATCCGCCACGAAGAAAGTTACGAAAAATGTGTAGACTATTTAAACAGACTTCTCAAGGAAGGCGTTGGCCCATCCCGCCAAAAAATTCTACCTGAAACACTGCATATCCTTTTAGATCAACACCGAAATGGCCCGGAGACCCACCGGAGTTTAATGCAACGGCAAATAAAAAAATTTCTTAACCCGGAACTGATGAGTCAAATCCTTCAAACCAGTTCCGGACCGGAGGACAGAAAAAACGACAACCTGCTCAGTGAAATCCTTGCCATTGCAGGGGATGAAATTATTCCCACTCTCTTGGATCTGCTGGAGGTAGAGGAAACGCTTACGGTCAGAAAACGGCTGCTTCAAATCATAACCCATTGCGGGAAAAAAGTAATTCCCATTGTGGTAAAAAGGCTAGAAAACGAAAAATGGTATGTCGTCCGCAATATGCTTGTTCTTCTCAGAGAGTTAAAAGCAAAAGAAGCTCTTCCTCAAATGGTTGGATGCATGAAAAACCCTTTCTCAAACGTAAAAGTGGCCGCTCTGCAGGCATTGGGAGAAGTGGGACGCGATACTGAATATTTTTTTCAGGGACTGGCCCAATCCTTAAAAGATGAAGACTATAAAGTCTTCATGGCGGGAACCTCTATTTTATTAATGAGTAAACACACCCGGTCCATGGACATGGTGATGAACTATCTTAAAACCACCAAATGGGGGGGTGATTCTTTCGGTCGAAAACAGGCTATTTTAAAAACCATCGGAAAAAATGGGGGTGGGGAATGGATCCCGATTTTACAATCCTTCAAACAACAGCTTGCTTTGCGGTTTTGGAACTGGAGACGTCAACGTGCACTCCGAAAGGAACTGGCCAAAACGCTCTCAGATTTAAATGACAGGGGTGTTCAAACAACTCGTTAA
- a CDS encoding S8 family serine peptidase, translating to MKIFIHKDRFIKSGFTMGLILIFLNLLLVTSSSKTYAMMDQTGSGNGSQGRAENIQLVDNYLPNEVLVKFKEEKNLSVVEKRQFHDEADTEVLSTISGLKVERVRSKKGETVEELMNRYRQNPFVEYVEPNGLFQIQLTPNDTRFSELYGMHNTGQTGGTVDADIDTPEAWDIQTGTGTIIVADIDTGVDYNHSDLAANMWTNSGEIPNNGIDDDGNGFVDDYRGWDFVSNDNNPMDDHGHGTHTSGTVAAVGNNGIGVAGVTWNAQIMPVKFLNASGGGTFAAGAAAIIYAADMGAHISSNSWGCGPSSGCFSQVVEDAIAYANTKGMLFIVAAGNSNNNNDGTIFYPCTANQPNVICVAATDHNDQKAGFSNYGATTVDLGAPGVNTLSTTPNNTYSVFSGTSMATPHVAGAAALLLSHSPSLTVDQVRSALFNHVDLIPSMAGRTVTGGRLNVDKAIRSLDFTPPTVAITQPIDGDLIRGTATLEASASDNVAVGQVEFYLDPDSNNFLLCIDNASPYQCSLDTTLLSDGLYTLQAVAKDTSNNIGTSNLITVRVDNTPPTVSISFPSEGSTHSGFVLITASANDSNGIGSVQFFIDTNSQCVDTSSPFECSWDTSTFLDGVHTLAAKTFDLAGNTAVSLPVTVTISNQGSPGTGNISTLAGNGINSFCGDGDLAPLACLRQPEGVAMDYEGNVYIADSRNHRIRKVDTDGTITTYAGNGNRGYSGDGGPADLARLRFPSGVAVDIAGNLYIADTGNHRIRKVDTEGIISTIAGTGSGGFNGDGGPATSARLDEPNDVFVDGSGNVYIADTGNQRIRRVDSSGTISTIAGIGNRGFSGDGGPATNARLNNPRGVSLDSLGNLYIADSNNDRIRIVSSSGIIDTYAGTGNSGFSGDGGPAILAQLHQPRGVASLISGEILIGDRQNNRIRLVDLSGNISTVAGNGVPGFSGDGGDATQAQINLPRGVAITGNGFLIADTENSRVRQVTVAPTGDITPPTVSITSPNNGDTVFSTVTVSATASDNVGVSKLEFYLDDVLQSTVYVSPLTWDWNTTTGSNGSFALTAKAYDGAGNVGTSLPVTVIVRNGPDLVVPDLSDPPASVNAGASFVASSTTTNQGTEPTGIFTVGYFLSTDPIISIGDISIGSRTIYGLLPDEGHTGSDSLTVPATVAFGTYYFGVCTDIGNTVTESDETNNCRVASGTIQITQPDLVETSISNPPVSVPIGGNFSVMDTVANQGDGPGNNITIQFYLSPDSEIVPSSDPGITASDILLSGNRTVSILPAGQTSTGTTTVTVPTTVPMGTYYFGACADSPDVETKKTNNCLTAASQVTITGPDLVMTGVSTSTTSVPIGGSFTLADTVKNQGTTTTSSIFYVGLYLSADAMITTADTRLNTRYIGGLAAGVSSSGNSTMTIPTNMAPGTYYIGAIADFDNRQPESDETNNALAGTTIEITP from the coding sequence ATGAAAATCTTTATTCATAAAGACCGTTTCATAAAGTCGGGCTTTACAATGGGATTGATCTTAATTTTTTTAAACCTTCTGTTGGTTACCTCCTCGTCAAAAACCTATGCAATGATGGACCAGACCGGTTCTGGAAATGGGTCCCAAGGGAGAGCGGAAAACATTCAATTGGTGGATAACTATTTACCTAATGAGGTTCTCGTCAAATTTAAGGAGGAGAAAAATCTTTCAGTAGTTGAGAAAAGGCAATTCCATGATGAGGCCGATACAGAGGTCCTCTCTACTATTTCGGGATTGAAAGTTGAAAGAGTTCGCTCCAAAAAGGGAGAGACCGTAGAGGAATTAATGAACCGGTACAGGCAAAACCCCTTTGTGGAATATGTTGAACCCAACGGTTTATTTCAAATTCAATTAACCCCTAATGATACTCGGTTTTCTGAGTTATATGGGATGCATAATACTGGGCAGACAGGGGGAACAGTGGATGCGGACATTGACACCCCAGAAGCATGGGACATTCAAACAGGGACGGGAACAATTATTGTGGCCGATATTGACACTGGAGTGGATTACAATCATTCCGATTTGGCTGCGAATATGTGGACCAATTCAGGAGAGATTCCAAACAATGGGATTGATGACGATGGGAATGGGTTTGTAGATGATTACAGGGGTTGGGATTTTGTGAGTAATGATAATAATCCGATGGATGATCATGGACATGGAACTCACACTTCAGGGACCGTTGCAGCTGTTGGTAATAATGGGATTGGTGTTGCGGGTGTAACATGGAATGCTCAAATCATGCCTGTAAAGTTTTTAAATGCCAGTGGAGGCGGAACTTTTGCCGCGGGAGCCGCTGCAATTATATATGCTGCAGACATGGGGGCTCATATTTCCAGTAACAGCTGGGGTTGTGGACCTAGCTCGGGGTGCTTCTCCCAAGTCGTTGAAGATGCAATTGCCTACGCCAATACCAAGGGAATGCTTTTTATTGTTGCTGCTGGGAATTCAAACAATAATAACGATGGAACCATCTTCTATCCCTGTACTGCAAACCAACCCAATGTCATTTGTGTTGCTGCAACAGACCATAATGACCAAAAGGCAGGTTTTTCAAACTATGGAGCCACCACGGTTGATTTAGGGGCCCCGGGGGTGAATACCTTGAGCACTACTCCCAATAATACCTACTCAGTTTTTAGCGGGACCTCCATGGCAACCCCTCATGTGGCAGGAGCCGCAGCCCTTCTTCTTTCCCATTCGCCTTCTTTAACCGTTGATCAAGTTAGGTCGGCCCTTTTCAATCATGTTGACCTAATCCCTTCAATGGCTGGGCGGACAGTCACTGGGGGACGTCTCAATGTGGACAAGGCCATCCGTTCTCTGGATTTTACACCTCCAACGGTGGCTATTACTCAACCGATAGATGGAGATTTAATCCGAGGAACGGCAACCCTTGAAGCTTCCGCTTCTGATAATGTTGCCGTCGGCCAGGTCGAATTTTACCTTGATCCAGATTCAAACAATTTCCTGCTATGCATTGACAACGCTTCTCCTTATCAATGCTCTTTGGATACGACATTATTGTCAGATGGTCTTTATACCTTACAGGCTGTGGCAAAAGATACCTCCAACAATATAGGGACCAGCAATTTGATCACGGTTAGAGTAGACAACACTCCTCCAACCGTTTCTATTTCTTTTCCTTCCGAGGGATCAACTCACAGCGGTTTTGTTCTCATCACCGCCAGCGCAAATGATTCCAATGGAATAGGTTCCGTTCAGTTTTTTATTGATACAAATTCCCAATGTGTCGATACCAGTTCACCATTTGAATGCTCATGGGATACTTCAACATTTTTGGATGGGGTCCACACCCTTGCAGCGAAAACCTTTGATCTAGCAGGAAATACCGCCGTTTCCCTTCCCGTTACCGTTACCATTTCCAATCAAGGAAGCCCCGGAACCGGAAATATTTCAACATTGGCAGGAAATGGTATAAACAGTTTCTGCGGAGATGGAGATTTGGCACCCTTAGCCTGTTTAAGACAGCCTGAGGGGGTTGCCATGGATTATGAAGGAAACGTTTATATTGCCGATTCCAGAAATCATCGAATAAGAAAGGTAGATACCGATGGAACCATTACGACCTATGCTGGAAACGGGAATCGGGGTTATAGCGGAGACGGGGGTCCCGCAGATTTAGCCCGGTTGCGTTTTCCCTCAGGAGTGGCGGTGGATATAGCTGGGAATCTTTATATCGCAGATACGGGAAACCATCGAATTCGAAAGGTCGATACAGAGGGAATCATTAGTACGATAGCTGGAACCGGCAGTGGGGGTTTTAATGGGGATGGAGGACCGGCCACTTCCGCAAGACTGGATGAACCCAACGATGTGTTTGTGGATGGTAGCGGGAATGTTTATATTGCGGATACCGGAAACCAACGGATTAGAAGGGTGGACTCATCTGGGACCATTTCCACCATTGCGGGGATTGGGAATAGAGGTTTCAGTGGAGACGGTGGCCCTGCAACCAACGCAAGATTAAATAACCCGCGTGGTGTATCCTTGGATTCCCTTGGAAATCTTTATATTGCGGATTCAAACAACGACCGGATCCGAATCGTGAGCAGTTCAGGAATCATTGATACCTATGCTGGGACTGGAAATTCGGGTTTCAGCGGGGACGGTGGACCCGCAATTTTAGCCCAACTTCATCAACCTCGTGGCGTCGCCAGCCTTATCTCGGGGGAAATCCTTATTGGGGACCGTCAAAATAATAGAATCCGGTTGGTGGACCTTTCGGGAAACATCTCTACGGTGGCTGGAAACGGAGTTCCAGGATTCAGCGGGGATGGAGGGGATGCCACACAGGCGCAAATCAACCTTCCAAGAGGGGTCGCCATTACAGGAAACGGGTTCTTGATTGCTGATACCGAAAACAGCCGGGTTCGTCAAGTGACCGTTGCTCCCACCGGGGACATCACTCCTCCTACCGTGAGTATTACTTCACCCAATAATGGGGATACCGTTTTTTCAACCGTTACGGTATCAGCGACAGCAAGTGACAATGTGGGCGTTTCAAAGTTGGAGTTTTATTTGGATGATGTTCTCCAGTCGACGGTTTACGTATCACCCCTAACTTGGGATTGGAATACGACAACGGGTTCAAACGGTTCATTTGCGTTGACGGCAAAAGCGTATGATGGGGCAGGCAATGTAGGAACCAGTCTTCCGGTAACGGTGATCGTCAGGAATGGCCCGGATCTTGTTGTTCCGGATTTAAGTGATCCTCCGGCCTCTGTCAATGCGGGGGCTAGTTTTGTAGCATCATCCACAACAACCAATCAGGGAACGGAACCAACAGGTATTTTCACGGTGGGGTATTTCCTTTCTACGGATCCAATCATTTCGATCGGTGATATTTCAATTGGGTCAAGAACCATTTATGGCCTTTTACCCGATGAAGGCCATACGGGATCGGATTCATTAACTGTCCCCGCTACGGTTGCTTTTGGGACCTATTACTTTGGGGTGTGTACAGATATTGGTAATACGGTTACAGAATCGGATGAGACGAACAATTGCCGGGTGGCCTCAGGGACCATCCAAATCACCCAGCCTGACCTGGTGGAGACCAGTATTAGTAACCCGCCTGTTTCCGTTCCTATTGGTGGAAACTTTTCGGTTATGGATACAGTGGCAAATCAAGGAGATGGGCCTGGAAACAATATTACCATCCAATTCTATCTCTCCCCAGATTCTGAAATTGTTCCTTCTTCAGATCCAGGCATTACCGCCTCGGATATCCTCTTATCCGGAAATCGAACGGTTTCCATTCTTCCAGCAGGCCAAACCAGTACTGGAACAACTACCGTTACGGTTCCCACAACAGTTCCTATGGGAACCTACTATTTTGGGGCATGTGCCGATTCCCCGGATGTAGAAACCAAAAAAACCAATAACTGCCTGACGGCAGCAAGCCAGGTGACGATTACCGGTCCTGATTTAGTGATGACGGGTGTGAGTACCAGTACAACGAGTGTACCGATCGGGGGGAGTTTTACCTTAGCCGATACGGTCAAGAATCAGGGGACGACTACCACATCCAGCATTTTTTATGTTGGTCTGTATTTATCTGCGGATGCGATGATTACCACGGCTGATACACGGCTCAATACTCGTTATATCGGTGGTTTAGCCGCCGGGGTTAGCAGCAGCGGGAATAGCACGATGACGATCCCGACGAATATGGCTCCGGGAACGTACTATATCGGGGCGATTGCCGATTTTGATAATCGTCAGCCTGAGAGTGATGAGACCAATAACGCCTTGGCGGGGACAACGATTGAGATAACTCCATAA
- a CDS encoding protease complex subunit PrcB family protein: protein MLKKKSYILLFFLILFGPIGTTLDAKEKEFEFETIDQGIDSKITTYRRGVIQNSIEWKALWKEHQHSELSLPVVDFQKEGVVVVFLGIKGSAGYSVEIYKVEEHGRELKIYFEELKPDPNCMVAQVITSPFHMVRISASEKESVFLGREKIQDCRGN from the coding sequence ATGTTGAAGAAAAAAAGTTATATCCTTCTTTTTTTTCTAATTTTATTTGGACCCATTGGAACAACTTTAGATGCTAAAGAAAAAGAATTTGAATTTGAAACCATTGATCAAGGGATCGATTCAAAAATAACTACTTATCGGAGGGGGGTCATTCAAAATTCAATAGAATGGAAGGCGCTTTGGAAAGAACATCAGCATTCCGAACTTTCACTTCCTGTTGTTGATTTTCAGAAAGAAGGGGTAGTGGTTGTTTTTTTAGGGATTAAAGGTTCAGCCGGATATTCGGTTGAGATTTACAAAGTTGAAGAGCATGGAAGAGAACTTAAGATTTATTTTGAGGAATTAAAACCCGATCCAAACTGTATGGTTGCTCAAGTAATCACTTCGCCATTTCATATGGTTAGAATTTCAGCATCAGAAAAAGAATCGGTTTTCCTTGGAAGGGAGAAAATTCAAGATTGTCGAGGCAATTAA
- a CDS encoding mercuric reductase, which translates to MIFPNDEYNQILMNNVHPSGWVNPTPSGKYNMVVIGAGTAGLVTAAISAGLGAKVALIERHLMGGDCLNVGCVPSKGVIRAARVWTDVKNSDQFGVNIPDGVKYDFGKAMDRMRRLRSRISHGDSAQRYQNMGVDVFIGEGRFSGPETVEVEGKVLKFSRAAICTGARAAAPPIPGLSEAGYLTNETIFNLTELPARMAVIGAGPIGCEMAQSFCRFGSQVSLFELTDHILPREDAEAAQWVQEQMKLDGVCLIFRSKVIRIEARGKEKVVQYEVHGNQKELVVDEILVGIGRTPNVEGLGLEKAGVEYDLRKGVKVNDKLKTTHPRIYAAGDICFPYKFTHTADALAQIVIQNALFPHPLGLGYASTHSLIIPWCTFTEPEIAHVGLYQGEAEGKGIDVETFTFGLEEVDRAILDGEEDGFARVHVKKGTDKIVGATIVASHAGDMINEITLAMKAGVGLATIGGTIYPYPTQAEVIKKVANLWRKSTFTQGKKKFLKRMFSWTR; encoded by the coding sequence ATGATCTTTCCAAATGATGAGTATAATCAAATTTTAATGAACAATGTTCACCCTTCTGGATGGGTCAATCCAACCCCATCTGGAAAATATAACATGGTCGTCATCGGTGCGGGAACCGCGGGTTTGGTCACCGCAGCGATTTCGGCAGGGTTGGGAGCGAAGGTGGCTTTAATTGAGAGGCATTTGATGGGAGGGGATTGTCTCAATGTGGGGTGTGTACCCTCAAAAGGGGTAATCCGTGCAGCAAGGGTTTGGACGGATGTAAAGAATTCTGATCAATTTGGTGTGAATATCCCTGATGGGGTGAAATACGATTTTGGAAAGGCTATGGATAGGATGAGACGATTGCGATCCCGAATCAGCCATGGGGATTCTGCTCAACGGTATCAAAACATGGGGGTGGATGTGTTTATTGGGGAAGGGCGATTTTCAGGACCTGAAACGGTGGAGGTGGAGGGAAAAGTTTTGAAATTTTCACGGGCAGCCATCTGCACAGGGGCTCGAGCGGCTGCCCCTCCCATTCCCGGCCTTTCTGAGGCGGGATACTTAACCAATGAAACTATTTTTAATCTAACGGAGCTTCCTGCCCGCATGGCCGTCATTGGGGCGGGTCCCATTGGGTGTGAAATGGCACAATCTTTTTGTCGTTTTGGAAGTCAGGTTAGCCTTTTTGAATTGACGGATCATATCCTCCCTCGGGAGGATGCGGAGGCTGCCCAATGGGTCCAAGAACAAATGAAGCTCGATGGGGTTTGTTTAATTTTTCGATCCAAGGTGATTCGGATTGAGGCTCGGGGGAAAGAAAAAGTGGTGCAATACGAGGTTCATGGAAATCAAAAAGAATTGGTGGTGGATGAAATTTTAGTGGGCATTGGAAGGACGCCCAATGTGGAAGGCTTGGGCCTTGAAAAGGCAGGGGTGGAATATGATTTAAGAAAAGGGGTAAAGGTAAACGATAAACTCAAAACCACCCACCCGCGAATTTATGCAGCTGGGGATATCTGTTTTCCCTATAAATTTACTCACACGGCCGATGCTTTGGCCCAAATTGTAATCCAAAACGCACTTTTTCCACATCCTTTGGGTTTGGGGTATGCGTCCACTCATTCCCTAATTATTCCTTGGTGTACATTTACTGAACCGGAGATTGCTCATGTGGGCCTCTACCAGGGAGAAGCAGAGGGAAAAGGGATTGATGTGGAAACCTTTACGTTTGGTTTAGAGGAGGTGGACCGTGCAATTTTAGATGGAGAAGAGGATGGGTTTGCACGGGTTCATGTAAAAAAGGGGACGGATAAAATTGTGGGTGCTACGATTGTCGCCTCCCATGCAGGGGATATGATCAATGAAATTACCCTTGCCATGAAAGCGGGGGTAGGCCTTGCAACCATTGGTGGAACCATTTACCCCTATCCTACCCAAGCCGAGGTGATTAAAAAAGTCGCTAATTTATGGCGGAAGAGCACATTCACCCAAGGGAAAAAGAAATTTCTTAAGAGAATGTTTTCCTGGACCCGTTGA
- a CDS encoding HD domain-containing phosphohydrolase, producing MSAANPTDGLKLAEHFLRMLTKTLRDRTLYPKNHPQLIKTMEQLGEVLPALFQECDKRTFAFIEDQIYIDDCLMTTLDQGPSDIIRIFHDRLIEILILREGLTLPEISSLVDFLSSPFNPEEGTFSFQSLHIELGKLGLDQSKENTQTPLTKDLEFAISKSVLNTSKFSEESRALRDIYMDWNTAQDVLMDNVNGIMQGLERALFNNFNSFIPFIELKSYDEYTHVHAINLSILTMAQAQSLGFSKEAIHAFGMGALLHDVGKTQVSVKVLHKDGKLTDEEFAEMQRHPLEGAMLLLQYPEVPKIAAIVAYEHHLKYNCKGYPTMKQERPQHIASRLTAISDQFDAMRSNRPYRAAMEAEKIIGIMQENKGTDLDPILVDHFIGFIKSRRVM from the coding sequence TTGAGCGCTGCAAACCCAACAGACGGGTTGAAACTTGCCGAACATTTCCTGAGAATGTTGACCAAAACCCTCCGTGATCGGACCTTGTATCCTAAGAACCATCCCCAGCTGATTAAAACCATGGAACAACTCGGAGAGGTTTTACCAGCCCTTTTTCAAGAATGTGACAAGAGAACCTTTGCTTTTATTGAGGACCAGATTTACATTGATGATTGCTTAATGACCACCCTAGACCAAGGCCCCTCTGATATCATCCGGATATTCCATGACCGTTTAATCGAAATTCTCATCCTTCGCGAGGGGCTAACCTTGCCAGAGATTTCATCCCTGGTGGATTTTCTATCTTCCCCTTTCAATCCGGAAGAGGGAACATTTTCTTTTCAATCCTTGCATATTGAACTCGGCAAGTTGGGTTTGGATCAAAGCAAAGAAAACACACAAACGCCTTTGACGAAAGATCTGGAATTTGCGATTTCAAAAAGCGTTCTGAATACCTCAAAATTTTCAGAAGAATCCAGAGCCCTGAGGGATATCTATATGGATTGGAACACCGCTCAGGATGTCTTGATGGACAATGTCAATGGAATTATGCAGGGCCTCGAAAGGGCCCTGTTTAACAATTTTAACTCTTTCATTCCGTTTATAGAGCTCAAATCCTATGATGAATATACCCATGTTCATGCCATCAACCTTTCTATCCTAACAATGGCTCAAGCTCAGTCTTTGGGTTTTTCGAAGGAAGCGATCCACGCATTTGGAATGGGGGCTTTACTTCATGATGTTGGAAAAACCCAAGTCTCTGTGAAGGTTCTTCATAAAGATGGGAAACTGACCGATGAGGAATTTGCGGAAATGCAAAGACACCCCCTTGAAGGGGCAATGTTATTGCTTCAATACCCTGAAGTTCCAAAAATCGCCGCCATTGTGGCTTATGAACACCATTTGAAATACAACTGCAAAGGGTACCCAACCATGAAACAGGAACGACCGCAGCATATTGCAAGTCGACTGACCGCCATATCAGATCAATTTGATGCCATGAGGAGCAATCGCCCCTATCGCGCGGCCATGGAAGCTGAAAAAATAATCGGTATAATGCAGGAAAATAAAGGAACTGATCTTGATCCGATTCTCGTGGATCATTTTATCGGATTCATCAAATCTCGAAGGGTCATGTAA
- a CDS encoding response regulator: protein MSDPCILIVDDLPNLRVSLRTILRHLNYTNVNEASNGEEALEQFERIRPDIVFIDIKMPVLHGLDAIKGITALDPQAFIVIVTGYSTEENVKEAMQSGVKGFLVKPFSQQQIQEIITRFEIENGKTGTTQKTSKKQMEQ, encoded by the coding sequence GTGAGTGACCCATGTATTCTCATTGTAGATGATCTTCCCAATTTAAGAGTAAGCCTGAGAACCATTCTGCGGCACTTAAACTATACTAATGTGAATGAAGCATCCAACGGTGAGGAGGCGCTTGAACAGTTTGAGCGAATAAGGCCTGATATTGTTTTCATTGATATTAAAATGCCTGTTTTACACGGTTTGGATGCAATAAAAGGAATCACAGCATTAGACCCTCAGGCCTTCATTGTCATCGTGACGGGATACAGCACCGAAGAAAATGTGAAAGAAGCGATGCAAAGCGGTGTCAAAGGTTTCTTAGTCAAACCTTTTAGCCAACAACAGATTCAAGAAATTATTACCCGATTTGAAATTGAAAACGGGAAAACCGGAACCACCCAAAAAACCTCTAAAAAACAAATGGAACAATAA